In Carcharodon carcharias isolate sCarCar2 unplaced genomic scaffold, sCarCar2.pri scaffold_1019_ctg1, whole genome shotgun sequence, the sequence gagagcgagagggaaggagggagggagggagggagaacacgggagtgagggagggagggtcgggGGATAGAgcgtgggagggagtgagggaaggaggggagagagcgggagggagagtgcgcgaggtgagagtgtgagggagggaggtacgggggagagagcgtgtgtgagggagggagggaggggagagaacaggagggagggaggggagagtgcgggaggggagagagcgggagggaggggagagcgcgagagggagagtgcgcgagatgagagtgtgaggaagggagggacggggagagagcgggagggaaggagggagggagtgagggagatagggacgggggagagagcgtgtgtgagggagggagggaggggagagaacaggagggagggaggggagagtgcgggaggggagagagcgggagggaggggagagcgcgagagggagagtgcgcgagatgagagtgtgaggaagggagggacggggagagagcgggagggagggagtgagggcagagagcgagagggagggaggggagagagcgggagggaggaagtgaggggagagagtgggagtgagggagggagggacgggggagaacgcgggagtgagggagggaggttcggggaagagagcgtgtgagggagtgagggaaggagggtagagagcgggagggagggtgcgcgagatgagagtgtgaggaagggagggacggggagagagcgagagggaaggagggagggagggaggggatagagcgtgggagggagtgagggaaggagggtagagagcgggagggagagtgcgcgagatgagagtgtgaggaagggagggacggggagagagcgggagggaaggagggagggagtgagggagatagggacgggggagagagcgtgtgtgagggagggagggtcggggggagagatgaagaaacACTAATCAGCCACAACTCAATCAGACGTCTGGACAGCACCGTAAGCAACAGGCCTGAAACAATTAATCTGCTCCCactctcgcgccccctctctcacgcgctccctcgctgcacagcagctaccaggccaGCTTGCAGCACTGATCTGATTAGCTTAAAACtggagccaggccgttcaggggtgatgtcaggaagcacttcctcacacagaggggagtgggaacctggaacttactctctaaccaccaccccccacccccacccacctctctcccactaATGGACTCCTTCTGATCTTAATCTAACACcattaaggggctgaatggcctcttcctgtccctctgtaacaggctcgaggaggaggaggggctgaatggcctcctcctgttcctgtgtaataggctcgaggaggaggaggggctgaatggcctcctcctgttcctgtgtaacaggctcgaggagaaggaggggctgaatggcctcctcctgttcctgtgtaacaggctcaaggaggagggaggggctgaatggcttcctcctgttcctgtgtaacaggctcgaggaggaggaggggctgaatggcctcctcctgctcctgtgtaacaggctcgaggaggagggggcagaagggagggaggaggggctgAACGGTCTGCACAGCTCGCGACGCTGGCACCCAGAAGCGCACACGCGGATCCCGGCCGGAACCCCTACCTGAGGCTGACCAGTGACGCCGTCGGCCGAAGCGAGGACCGTGGCCAGCAGCTGGGGGGTCAGTCCCAGCCAGGCCGGGGCGCCGGGGAACAGGAGGGGCTGCAGGGTCCCCTCGCCACCAGCGCCGCCAGGGAGGCTTCCCAGAGAAAGGCCGGTGGCGCTGCCGCCGCCGACACCGGCGTGGGGATCGTCCAGCAGTCCGCCCGGGGTCCGGTCGCCCACGGCCATCGGCTGATCCTGGAGGTCGGGGAGCCGCAGGAGGGTGGACGACGACGACGACGAGGacgaggaggaagaggaggaggaggaggaggacgaggaggagaggaggaggggaccGGGGTGCTGCCGTTGCGGTTGcggctctggctgctgctgttgcgCCGGCGGCGCAGGCAGGTCCGGGAGGGGGAGGCCGACGGGGGCCAGCGGGAGGAGGGCCGCCGGGCAGTGGTCCTGGAGCAGGGCGGACGCCAGGAGGTGCAGGGCCTGTAGTGTCTGTCCGTCGAGGTCGCCGGGTCCCGGCGGAGGCGGGCCGAGCAGGCCGCAGAGGTCCAGCACGGGGTGGCTGCTgtcgtggtggtggtggtggtggtcggcGGCTTGACAATCCGGCTCCAGCGGGCAGGGGCGCAGGTCCGGCCGGACAAAGGGGAAGGCCACCGGCAGGGTCAGCGGCTCGCTGGCCGCGCAGGTCACCGCAGCGCCCGTGGTCAGCGCCGACGTCGTCCTGGCGATGGCGGGCTCTCCGCTGGCAGAGACGGTGGGAGGTGTCGGAGCGAACTCTGCAGGAGCGGGGAAAAGCACAGAGGAGAAAGCATTAagtggacaggtacagcacggggttagatacaaagtacagctccctctacaccgtccccatcaaacactcccaggacaggtacagcacggggttagatacagagtaaatctccctctacaccgtccccatcaaacactcccaggacaggtacagcacggggttagatacagagtaaagctccctctacactgtccccatcaaacactcccaggacaggtacagcacggggttagatacagagtaaagcttcctctgaaCTGTCCCCATcatcactcccagggcagatacagcacgagGTCAAATACAAAGAAAAGCTCCCCCCACACCGCCTCCATCAAACAGTCTCAGGGCAGGTTCAGTacgggctagatacagagtaaatctccctctacaccaaccagatcaaacactccaggacagggacagcacggccTTAGATACATGgtcaatctccctctacaccatccccatcaaacctcccaggacagttacagaaaagtattagatacagagtaaagctccctctacactgtccccatcaaacactccaaggtcaggtacagcacgtggttagatacagagtaaagctccatccacactgtcaccatcaaccactcccaaaataggtacagcacggggtaagatacagggtaaagctccctctacactgtccccatcaaacactcccaggacaggtacagcacggggttagatacagagtaaagctccctcaacaccgtccacatcaaacactcccaggacaggtacagcacagggttagatacagagtaaatctccctctacaccgtgcccatcaaacactcccaggacaggtacagcacagggttagatacggaggaaagctccctctacattgtccccatcaaacactcccaggacaggtacagcatggggttgcatatagagtaaagctccctctacactgtccccatcaaacactcccaggacaaggtacagcacagggttagataaagacaaaagccccctctacactgtccgcatcaaacattcccaggggagttacagcacggggttagatacagaataaaggtccctctacaccgtccccatcaaacattcccaggactgctacagcacggggttagatacagagtaaagctcactctacactgtccccatcaaacattcccaggactggtacagcacggggttagatacagagtaaaggtccctctataccgtccccatcaaacattcccaggactggtacagcacggggttagatacagtgtaaatctcactctaaacaatttccatcaaacactcccaggacaggtacagcacgatgttagatacagaataaagctccctctacactgtcacgatcaaaactcccaggacaggtacagcacggggtgagatacagattaaagctccctctacactgtcaccatcaaaactcccaggacaggtacagcacggggttagatacagagtaaagctcactctaaactgtccccatcaaacgctccaaggacagatacagcacgggattagatacagagttaagctccctctacaccggacccattaaacactcccaggacatgtacaacaCGGACTTACATACAGAGGAAAGCTCACTCTACtccgcccccatcaaacactgccaggacatgtaaaacacggggttagatacagagtaaagctccctctacaccgtccccatcaaacactcccaggacaggtacagcacgggtttagatacagagtaaagctccctctacaccgtccgcatcaaacattcccaggacaggtacagcacggggttcgatacagagtaaagctacctctacactgtccccatcaaacgctcacaggacaggtacagcacggagttagatgcagagtaaaggtccctctacaccgtccccatcaaacactcccaggacaggtacagcacggggttcgatacagagtaaagctccctctacactgtccccaacaaacattcccaggacaggtacagcacggggttagatacagagtaaagctccctctacactgtccccaacaaacattcccaggacaggtacagcacggggttagatacagagtaaagatccctctacaccgtccccatcaaacattcccaggacaggtacagcacagggttagatacggaggaaagctccctctacattgtccccatcaaacactcccaggacaggtacagcacagggttagatacagatgaaagctccctctacaccgtccccatcaaacattcccaggacaggtacagcacagggttagatacggaggaaagctccctctacactgtcaccatcaaaactcccaggacaggtacagcacggggttagatagagagttaagctccctctacaccgtccccatcaaacactcccaggacatgtacaacacggagtaagatacagagtaaagctccctctacaccgtccccaacaagcactcccaggacaggtacagcacagggtaagatacagagtaaagctccctctacaccgtccccaacaagcactcccaggacaggtacagcacggggttagatacagagtaaagcaccctctacacgtccccaacaaacacttcccagaacaggtacagcacggggttagatacagagtaaagctccctctacaccgtccccatcaaacactcccaggacaggtacagcacagggttagatacagagtaaagttccctctacaccgtccacatcaaacattcccaggactagaacagcacggggtcagatacagaataaaggtccctctacaccatccgcatcaaacactcccaggactggtagagcacggggttagatacagagtaaagctcacactacagcttccccatcaaacactcccaggacaggtacagcacggggttagatacagagtaaagctccctctacgctgtccccatcaaagactcccaggacaggtacagctcggggttagatatagagtaaagtaCCGTATACACCGTCCACattaaaacactcccaggaaagctacagcatggggttggatatagagtaaagctccctctgcactgtccccatcaaacactcccaggacaggtacagcacgaggttagatacagagtaaagctccctctacaccaacccaacaaacactcccaggacaggtacagcacggggttagatacagggtgaagctccctctaaaccgtccccatcaaacactcccaggacaggtacagcacggggttagatacagagtaaagatccctctacaccgtccccatcaaacactcccaggacaggtacaacacggagttagatacagagtaaagctccctctacaccgtccccatcaaacactcccaggacaggtacagcacggggttagatacagagtaaagctccctctacaccgtccccatcaaacactcccaggacatgtacaacacggagttagatacagagtaaatctccctctacaccgtccccatcaaacattcccaggacaggtacagcacggggttagatacagaataaagctccctctacactgtccccatcaaacactcccaggacaggtacagcacagggttagatacagagtaaagctccctctacaccgtccccatcaaacactcccaggacaggtacagcacagggttagatacagatgaaagctccctttacactgtcaccatcaaaactcccaggactggtacagcacggggttagatacagagtaaagttccctctacaccgtccacatcaaacattcccaggactagtacagcacggggttagatacagagtaaagctccctctacaccgtccccatcaaacactcccaggtcaggtacagcacggggttagatacagagtaaatctccctctacaccgtccccaacaaacactcccaggacaggtacagcacagggttagatacagagtaaatctccctctaaaccgtccccatcaaacactcccaggacatgtacaacacggagttagatacagagtaaagctccctctacactgtccccatcaaacactcccagggcaggtacagcacaggtttagatacagagtaaaactcccactacaccgtccccatcaaacactcccaggacaggtacagcacggggttagatacagaggaaagctcactctacaccatccccatcaaacactcccaggacaggtacagcacggggttagatacagagtaaagctccctctaaactgtccccatcaaacactcccaggacagatacagcacggggttagatacagtgtaaatctcactctaaacaatttccatcaaacactcccaggacaggtacagaacggggttagatacagattaaagctccctctacactatccccatcaaacactccgaggacaggtacagcacggggttagatagagagttaagctccctctacaccgtccccatcaaacactcccaggacatgtacaacaCGGAGTTACATACAGAGGAAGCTCAATctgcacagtccccatcaaacactcccaggacatgtacaacacggagtaagatacagagtaaagctccctctacaccgtccccaacaaacactcccaggacaggtacagcacggggttagatacagggtaaagcaccctctacaccgtacccaacaaacattcccagaacaggtacagcacggggttagatacagaataaaggtgcctctacaccatccgcatcaaacactcccaggactggtagagcaaggtgtgagatacagagtaaagctccctttacaccgtccccaacaaacactccaggacaggtacagcacggggttagatacagggtaaagcaccctctacaccggacccaacaaacattcccagaacaggtacagcacggggttagatacagagtaaagctccctctacacagtccccatcaaagactcccaggaaaggtacagcatggggttggatatagagtaatgctccctctacactgtccccatcaaaccctcccaggggagttacagcacggggtaagatacagaataaaggtccctctacaccatccccatcaaacattcccaggactggtacagcacgggcttagacacagagtaaatctccctctacaccgtccccatcaaacattcccaggactggtacagcacgggcttagatacagagtaaaggtccctctaaaccgtccccatcaaacactcccaggacaggtacagcacggggataaatacagagtaaagctccctctacaccgtccccatcaaacactcccaggacagatacagcacggggttagatacagattaaagctctctctacactgtcaccatcaaaactcccaggacaggtacagcacggggttagatacagagttaagctccctctacaatgtccccatcaaacactcccaggacaggtacagcacgtggttagataccgagtaaagctccctatacactgtgcccatcaaagactcccaggacaggtacagcacggagttagttgcagagtaaagttcctctacaccgtccacatcaaacattcccaggactggtacagcatggggttagatatagactAAAGGTCCCTTTTCACCGtctgcatcaaacactcccaggactggcacatcacggggttcgatacagagtaaagctccctctacagtgtccccatcaaacactccgagaacaggtacagcacggggttagatacagtgaaAATCTCACTCTAAACCGTCTCCATCAAAGACtaacaggacaggtacagcacggggttagatgcagagtaaatctccgtttaaaccgtccccatcaaacactcccaggacaggtacagcacagggttagatacatagCAAAgagccctctacactgtcacaatcaaaactcccaggacaggtacagcacggggttagatacagagtaaagctccctctacactgtccccatcaaacactcccaggacaggtacagcacgggattagatacagattaaaagtccatctacaccatccccatcaaacactcccaggagaggtacagcacggggttagatacagaggaaagctcactctacaccatccccatcaaacactcccaggacaggtacagcacggggttagatacagaataaagctccctctacaccgtccgaaacaaacactcccaggacatgtacaacacggggttagatacagagtaaagctc encodes:
- the LOC121275120 gene encoding methyl-CpG-binding domain protein 6-like; this translates as PSGTVLYSVEQVKMYLLTEGACKCGLECPLILHKVFSFNPAAAVKHRTTEDVKADEDVTKLCNHKRKIIAMATLHKSMESAHPMAFTPSSPTAEFAPTPPTVSASGEPAIARTTSALTTGAAVTCAASEPLTLPVAFPFVRPDLRPCPLEPDCQAADHHHHHHDSSHPVLDLCGLLGPPPPGPGDLDGQTLQALHLLASALLQDHCPAALLPLAPVGLPLPDLPAPPAQQQQPEPQPQRQHPGPLLLSSSSSSSSSSSSSSSSSSSSTLLRLPDLQDQPMAVGDRTPGGLLDDPHAGVGGGSATGLSLGSLPGGAGGEGTLQPLLFPGAPAWLGLTPQLLATVLASADGVTGQPQICIPPIPLVCAATTCTTNSPSLEGTAGLSLGESLLQLTGAGKIHAVMPQLLNPLLGTGLLGDMLALNSSLNQPQLPGLQAMLGTNPWLLQQQPLPLPPPPPPPPLIQDPQGPLGGQMHPCQTPLAGQANNHTNPLACLFQNVQ